Proteins from one Pongo abelii isolate AG06213 chromosome 19, NHGRI_mPonAbe1-v2.0_pri, whole genome shotgun sequence genomic window:
- the TBKBP1 gene encoding TANK-binding kinase 1-binding protein 1 isoform X3 codes for MESMFEDDISILTQEALGPSEVWLDSPGDPSLGGDMCSASHFALITAYGDIKERLGGLERENATLRRRLKVYEIKYPLISDFGEEHGFSLYEIKDGSLLEVEKVSLQQRLNQFQHELQKNKEQEEQLGEMIQAYEKLCVEKSDLETELGEMRALVETHLRQICGLEQQLRQQQGLRDAAFSNLSPLPAPAPPCTDLDLHYLALRGGSGLSHAGWPGPTPSVSDLERRRLEEALEAAQGEARGAQLREEQLQAECERLQGELKQLQETRAQDLASNQSERDMAWVKRVGDDQLGTTALAQGMGLRMQRQSPWKRWLLSWTLKGEFGAGLHRADGGAGPASGVEFPTGENLEDSVAGAGPEWRPEALAAVTTPLPGPPVPLPLPACPSGSPVPPVPVPRPPAPLSRAPVPLAAAAPLSGLTLLPVARPAAPLAGAAAVPVPQPAAPFPGAPQLPGPAAPAAAAAPAGREDAGRARLRQAAQPPREGRLPGPPQLL; via the exons ATGGAGTCCATGTTCGAGGACGACATCAGCATCCTGACGCAGGAGGCCCTGGGGCCTAGTGAGGTGTGGCTGGACAGTCCCGGAGACCCCTCGCTTGGGGGCGACATGTGCTCCGCCTCCCACTTTGCCCTCATCACTGCTTACGGAGACATCAAGGAACGGCTGGGGGGTCTGGAGAGGGAGAACGCCACCCTCCGACGCCGCCTCAAAGTCTACGAGATCAAG TACCCACTGATCAGTGACTTTGGAGAGGAGCATGGCTTTTCTCTGTATGAAATCAAGGATGGCTCCCTGTTGGAGGTGGAGAAGGTCAGCCTGCAGCAACGGCTCAACCAGTTCCAGCACGAG TTACAGAAGAACAAGGAGCAGGAAGAACAGCTTGGAGAGATGATCCAGGCCTACGAGAAACTCTGCGTGGAGAAGAGTGACTTGGAGACAGAGCTGGGGGAGATG agGGCCCTGGTGGAGACACACCTGCGTCAGATCTGTGGTTTGGAGCAGCAGCTGCGGCAACAGCAAGGCCTCCGGGATGCAGCCTTCTCCAACCTGAGCCCGCTGCCAGCCCCCGCTCCGCCCTGCACTGATTTAGACCTGCACTACCTGGCACTGAGAGGGGGATCTGGCTTGAGTCATG CAGGCTGGCCGGGCCCTACACCCAGTGTGAGTGACCTGGAGCGGCGGCGGCTAGAAGAGGCTTTGGAGGCCGCGCAGGGAGAGGCCCGGGGGGCTCAGCTCCGGGAGGAGCAGCTCCAGGCCGAGTGCGAGCGGCTGCAGGGGGAGCTGAAGCAGCTGCAGGAGACCCGGGCCCAG GATCTGGCCTCCAACCAGTCGGAGCGAGACATGGCATGGGTGAAAAGAGTTGGGGACGATCA GCTGGGAACCACTGCCCTAGCCCAGGGAATGGGTCTCAGGATGCAGAGGCAGTCTCCCTGGAAGAGGTGGCTTTTGAGCTGGACCTTAAAG GGTGAATTTGGCGCTGGCCTACACCGAGCTGATGGAGGAGCTGGGCCGGCTTCGGGAGTTGAGTTCCCTACAGGGGAGAATCTTGAGGACTCTGTTGCAGGAGCAGGCCCGGAGTGGCG GCCAGAGGCACTCGCCGCTGTCACAACGCCACTCCCCGGCCCCCCagtgcccctccccctccccgcctGCCCGAGCGGCTCCCCCGTGCCCCCCGTGCCAGTCCCCCGTCCCCCAGCGCCGCTCTCCCGTGCCCCCGTGCCCCTCGCCGCAGCAGCGCCGCTCTCCGGCCTCACCCTCCTGCCCGTCGCCCGTCCCGCAGCGCCGCTCGCCGGTGCCGCCGCCGTGCCAGTCCCCCAGCCCGCAGCGCCGTTCCCCGGTGCCCCCCAGCTGCCCGGCCCCGCAgccccggccgccgccgccgcccccgccggGCGAGAGGACGCTGGCCGAGCGCGCCTACGCCAAGCCGCCCAGCCACCACGTGAAGGCCGGCTTCCAGGGCCGCCGCAGCTACTCTGA
- the TBKBP1 gene encoding TANK-binding kinase 1-binding protein 1 isoform X1 has protein sequence MESMFEDDISILTQEALGPSEVWLDSPGDPSLGGDMCSASHFALITAYGDIKERLGGLERENATLRRRLKVYEIKYPLISDFGEEHGFSLYEIKDGSLLEVEKVSLQQRLNQFQHELQKNKEQEEQLGEMIQAYEKLCVEKSDLETELGEMRALVETHLRQICGLEQQLRQQQGLRDAAFSNLSPLPAPAPPCTDLDLHYLALRGGSGLSHAGWPGPTPSVSDLERRRLEEALEAAQGEARGAQLREEQLQAECERLQGELKQLQETRAQDLASNQSERDMAWVKRVGDDQVNLALAYTELMEELGRLRELSSLQGRILRTLLQEQARSGGQRHSPLSQRHSPAPQCPSPSPPARAAPPCPPCQSPVPQRRSPVPPCPSPQQRRSPASPSCPSPVPQRRSPVPPPCQSPSPQRRSPVPPSCPAPQPRPPPPPPPGERTLAERAYAKPPSHHVKAGFQGRRSYSELAEGAAYAGASPPWLQAEAATLPKPRAYGSELYGPGRPLSPRRAFEGIRLRFEKQPSEEDEWAVPTSPPSPEVGTIRCASFCAGFPIPESPAATAYAHAEHAQSWPSINLLMETVGSDIRSCPLCQLGFPVGYPDDALIKHIDSHLENSKI, from the exons ATGGAGTCCATGTTCGAGGACGACATCAGCATCCTGACGCAGGAGGCCCTGGGGCCTAGTGAGGTGTGGCTGGACAGTCCCGGAGACCCCTCGCTTGGGGGCGACATGTGCTCCGCCTCCCACTTTGCCCTCATCACTGCTTACGGAGACATCAAGGAACGGCTGGGGGGTCTGGAGAGGGAGAACGCCACCCTCCGACGCCGCCTCAAAGTCTACGAGATCAAG TACCCACTGATCAGTGACTTTGGAGAGGAGCATGGCTTTTCTCTGTATGAAATCAAGGATGGCTCCCTGTTGGAGGTGGAGAAGGTCAGCCTGCAGCAACGGCTCAACCAGTTCCAGCACGAG TTACAGAAGAACAAGGAGCAGGAAGAACAGCTTGGAGAGATGATCCAGGCCTACGAGAAACTCTGCGTGGAGAAGAGTGACTTGGAGACAGAGCTGGGGGAGATG agGGCCCTGGTGGAGACACACCTGCGTCAGATCTGTGGTTTGGAGCAGCAGCTGCGGCAACAGCAAGGCCTCCGGGATGCAGCCTTCTCCAACCTGAGCCCGCTGCCAGCCCCCGCTCCGCCCTGCACTGATTTAGACCTGCACTACCTGGCACTGAGAGGGGGATCTGGCTTGAGTCATG CAGGCTGGCCGGGCCCTACACCCAGTGTGAGTGACCTGGAGCGGCGGCGGCTAGAAGAGGCTTTGGAGGCCGCGCAGGGAGAGGCCCGGGGGGCTCAGCTCCGGGAGGAGCAGCTCCAGGCCGAGTGCGAGCGGCTGCAGGGGGAGCTGAAGCAGCTGCAGGAGACCCGGGCCCAG GATCTGGCCTCCAACCAGTCGGAGCGAGACATGGCATGGGTGAAAAGAGTTGGGGACGATCA GGTGAATTTGGCGCTGGCCTACACCGAGCTGATGGAGGAGCTGGGCCGGCTTCGGGAGTTGAGTTCCCTACAGGGGAGAATCTTGAGGACTCTGTTGCAGGAGCAGGCCCGGAGTGGCG GCCAGAGGCACTCGCCGCTGTCACAACGCCACTCCCCGGCCCCCCagtgcccctccccctccccgcctGCCCGAGCGGCTCCCCCGTGCCCCCCGTGCCAGTCCCCCGTCCCCCAGCGCCGCTCTCCCGTGCCCCCGTGCCCCTCGCCGCAGCAGCGCCGCTCTCCGGCCTCACCCTCCTGCCCGTCGCCCGTCCCGCAGCGCCGCTCGCCGGTGCCGCCGCCGTGCCAGTCCCCCAGCCCGCAGCGCCGTTCCCCGGTGCCCCCCAGCTGCCCGGCCCCGCAgccccggccgccgccgccgcccccgccggGCGAGAGGACGCTGGCCGAGCGCGCCTACGCCAAGCCGCCCAGCCACCACGTGAAGGCCGGCTTCCAGGGCCGCCGCAGCTACTCTGAGCTGGCGGAGGGCGCGGCCTACGCGGGCGCCTCCCCGCCCTGGCTGCAGGCCGAGGCGGCCACTCTTCCCAAGCCCCGGGCCTACGGCAGCGAGCTCTACGGCCCCGGCAGGCCCCTCAGCCCGCGGCGCGCCTTCGAGGGCATCCGGCTGCGCTTCGAGAAGCAGCCGTCGGAGGAGGACGAGTGGGCTGTGCCCACCAGCCCGCCCAGCCCGGAGGTGGGCACCATCCGCTGCGCCTCCTTCTGCGCGGGCTTCCCCATCCCCGAGTCTCCCGCCGCCACCGCCTACGCCCACGCCGAGCACGCGCAGTCCTGGCCGTCCATCAAC TTGCTGATGGAGACGGTGGGCTCCGACATCCGCAGCTGCCCCCTCTGCCAGCTGGGTTTCCCTGTCGGGTACCCGGATGATGCCCTCATCAAACACATAGACTCCCACCTGGAGAACAGCAAGATCTAG
- the TBKBP1 gene encoding TANK-binding kinase 1-binding protein 1 isoform X2: MESMFEDDISILTQEALGPSEVWLDSPGDPSLGGDMCSASHFALITAYGDIKERLGGLERENATLRRRLKVYEIKYPLISDFGEEHGFSLYEIKDGSLLEVEKVSLQQRLNQFQHELQKNKEQEEQLGEMIQAYEKLCVEKSDLETELGEMRALVETHLRQICGLEQQLRQQQGLRDAAFSNLSPLPAPAPPCTDLDLHYLALRGGSGLSHGWPGPTPSVSDLERRRLEEALEAAQGEARGAQLREEQLQAECERLQGELKQLQETRAQDLASNQSERDMAWVKRVGDDQVNLALAYTELMEELGRLRELSSLQGRILRTLLQEQARSGGQRHSPLSQRHSPAPQCPSPSPPARAAPPCPPCQSPVPQRRSPVPPCPSPQQRRSPASPSCPSPVPQRRSPVPPPCQSPSPQRRSPVPPSCPAPQPRPPPPPPPGERTLAERAYAKPPSHHVKAGFQGRRSYSELAEGAAYAGASPPWLQAEAATLPKPRAYGSELYGPGRPLSPRRAFEGIRLRFEKQPSEEDEWAVPTSPPSPEVGTIRCASFCAGFPIPESPAATAYAHAEHAQSWPSINLLMETVGSDIRSCPLCQLGFPVGYPDDALIKHIDSHLENSKI; the protein is encoded by the exons ATGGAGTCCATGTTCGAGGACGACATCAGCATCCTGACGCAGGAGGCCCTGGGGCCTAGTGAGGTGTGGCTGGACAGTCCCGGAGACCCCTCGCTTGGGGGCGACATGTGCTCCGCCTCCCACTTTGCCCTCATCACTGCTTACGGAGACATCAAGGAACGGCTGGGGGGTCTGGAGAGGGAGAACGCCACCCTCCGACGCCGCCTCAAAGTCTACGAGATCAAG TACCCACTGATCAGTGACTTTGGAGAGGAGCATGGCTTTTCTCTGTATGAAATCAAGGATGGCTCCCTGTTGGAGGTGGAGAAGGTCAGCCTGCAGCAACGGCTCAACCAGTTCCAGCACGAG TTACAGAAGAACAAGGAGCAGGAAGAACAGCTTGGAGAGATGATCCAGGCCTACGAGAAACTCTGCGTGGAGAAGAGTGACTTGGAGACAGAGCTGGGGGAGATG agGGCCCTGGTGGAGACACACCTGCGTCAGATCTGTGGTTTGGAGCAGCAGCTGCGGCAACAGCAAGGCCTCCGGGATGCAGCCTTCTCCAACCTGAGCCCGCTGCCAGCCCCCGCTCCGCCCTGCACTGATTTAGACCTGCACTACCTGGCACTGAGAGGGGGATCTGGCTTGAGTCATG GCTGGCCGGGCCCTACACCCAGTGTGAGTGACCTGGAGCGGCGGCGGCTAGAAGAGGCTTTGGAGGCCGCGCAGGGAGAGGCCCGGGGGGCTCAGCTCCGGGAGGAGCAGCTCCAGGCCGAGTGCGAGCGGCTGCAGGGGGAGCTGAAGCAGCTGCAGGAGACCCGGGCCCAG GATCTGGCCTCCAACCAGTCGGAGCGAGACATGGCATGGGTGAAAAGAGTTGGGGACGATCA GGTGAATTTGGCGCTGGCCTACACCGAGCTGATGGAGGAGCTGGGCCGGCTTCGGGAGTTGAGTTCCCTACAGGGGAGAATCTTGAGGACTCTGTTGCAGGAGCAGGCCCGGAGTGGCG GCCAGAGGCACTCGCCGCTGTCACAACGCCACTCCCCGGCCCCCCagtgcccctccccctccccgcctGCCCGAGCGGCTCCCCCGTGCCCCCCGTGCCAGTCCCCCGTCCCCCAGCGCCGCTCTCCCGTGCCCCCGTGCCCCTCGCCGCAGCAGCGCCGCTCTCCGGCCTCACCCTCCTGCCCGTCGCCCGTCCCGCAGCGCCGCTCGCCGGTGCCGCCGCCGTGCCAGTCCCCCAGCCCGCAGCGCCGTTCCCCGGTGCCCCCCAGCTGCCCGGCCCCGCAgccccggccgccgccgccgcccccgccggGCGAGAGGACGCTGGCCGAGCGCGCCTACGCCAAGCCGCCCAGCCACCACGTGAAGGCCGGCTTCCAGGGCCGCCGCAGCTACTCTGAGCTGGCGGAGGGCGCGGCCTACGCGGGCGCCTCCCCGCCCTGGCTGCAGGCCGAGGCGGCCACTCTTCCCAAGCCCCGGGCCTACGGCAGCGAGCTCTACGGCCCCGGCAGGCCCCTCAGCCCGCGGCGCGCCTTCGAGGGCATCCGGCTGCGCTTCGAGAAGCAGCCGTCGGAGGAGGACGAGTGGGCTGTGCCCACCAGCCCGCCCAGCCCGGAGGTGGGCACCATCCGCTGCGCCTCCTTCTGCGCGGGCTTCCCCATCCCCGAGTCTCCCGCCGCCACCGCCTACGCCCACGCCGAGCACGCGCAGTCCTGGCCGTCCATCAAC TTGCTGATGGAGACGGTGGGCTCCGACATCCGCAGCTGCCCCCTCTGCCAGCTGGGTTTCCCTGTCGGGTACCCGGATGATGCCCTCATCAAACACATAGACTCCCACCTGGAGAACAGCAAGATCTAG